The following are from one region of the Ischnura elegans chromosome 12, ioIscEleg1.1, whole genome shotgun sequence genome:
- the LOC124168870 gene encoding histidine-rich protein PFHRP-III-like codes for MAYQMIVFALCVAGALGSAIPHAAQYPAGVNPHACPNYPYCDNAAVHGAGHHGAVGPYAAPAYAAYGHHGAAVHGAQAAHGAGAKYPAGVDPHLCPNYPYCGPTPAHVPAAAHHAGAWAGNHAGAWNGAHAGAWNGAHAGAWAGHHAGAHGHYDDGSYHGDDGSYHGEDDGSYHHDARWDDGSYHGDGHHW; via the exons ATGGCATACCAAATG ATCGTCTTCGCCTTGTGCGTGGCTGGAGCACTGGGCAGTGCCATCCCCCATGCCGCCCAATACCCCGCCGGAGTCAACCCCCACGCCTGCCCCAACTACCCCTACTGTGACAACGCTGCCGTTCATGGCGCTGGACACCATGGTGCCGTTGGACCCTACGCCGCACCCGCCTACGCTGCCTACGGACACCACGGTGCCGCCGTCCACGGAGCTCAAGCTGCCCATGGTGCTGGTGCCAAGTACCCCGCAGGAGTAGACCCCCATCTCTGCCCCAACTACCCCTACTGCGGACCTACCCCCGCCCACGTCCCAGCTGCTGCTCACCACGCCGGTGCTTGGGCCGGGAACCACGCTGGTGCCTGGAACGGTGCTCACGCTGGTGCATGGAATGGCGCTCATGCTGGTGCCTGGGCTGGACACCATGCCGGTGCCCATGGCCACTATGACGATGGTTCTTACCATGGTGATGACGGTTCCTACCACGGTGAAGATGACGGTTCCTATCATCACGACGCTCGCTGGGACGATGGTTCTTACCACGGTGATGGACACCACTGGTAA
- the LOC124168868 gene encoding histidine-rich protein PFHRP-III-like yields the protein MAYQMIVFALCVAGALGSAIPHAAQYPAGVNPHACPNYPYCDNAAVHGAGHHGAVASYAAPAYAAYGHHGAAVHGAQAAHGAGAKYPAGVDPHLCPNYPYCGPTPAHVPAAAHHAGAWAGNHAGAWNGAHAGAWNGAHAGAWAGHHAGAHGHYDDGSYHGDDGSYHGEDDGSYHHDARWDDGSYHGDGHHW from the exons ATGGCATACCAAATG ATCGTCTTCGCCTTGTGCGTGGCTGGAGCACTGGGCAGTGCCATCCCCCATGCCGCCCAATACCCCGCCGGAGTCAACCCCCACGCCTGCCCCAACTACCCCTACTGTGACAACGCTGCCGTTCATGGCGCCGGACACCATGGTGCCGTTGCATCCTACGCCGCACCCGCCTACGCTGCCTACGGACACCACGGTGCCGCCGTCCACGGAGCTCAAGCTGCCCATGGTGCTGGTGCCAAGTACCCCGCAGGAGTAGACCCCCACCTCTGCCCCAACTACCCCTACTGCGGACCTACCCCCGCCCACGTCCCAGCTGCTGCTCACCACGCCGGTGCTTGGGCCGGAAACCACGCTGGTGCCTGGAACGGTGCTCACGCTGGCGCATGGAATGGCGCTCATGCTGGTGCCTGGGCTGGACACCATGCCGGTGCCCATGGCCACTATGACGATGGTTCTTACCATGGTGATGACGGCTCCTACCACGGTGAAGATGACGGTTCCTATCATCACGACGCTCGCTGGGACGATGGTTCTTACCACGGTGATGGACACCACTGGTAA
- the LOC124168873 gene encoding histidine-rich protein PFHRP-III-like, producing MAYQMVVFALCVAGALGSAIPHAAQYPAGVNPHACPNYPYCDNAAVHGAGHHGAVAPYAAPAYAAYGHHGAAVHGAQAAHGAGAKYPAGVDPHLCPNYPYCGPTPAHVPAAAHHAGAWAGNHAGAWNGAHAGAWNGAHAGAWAGHHAGAHGHYDDGSYHGDDGSYHGEDDGSYHHDARWDDGSYHGDGHHW from the exons ATGGCATACCAAATG GTCGTCTTCGCCTTATGCGTGGCTGGAGCACTGGGCAGTGCCATCCCCCATGCCGCCCAATACCCCGCCGGAGTCAACCCCCACGCCTGCCCCAACTACCCCTACTGTGACAACGCTGCCGTTCATGGCGCTGGACACCATGGTGCCGTTGCACCCTACGCCGCACCCGCCTACGCTGCCTACGGACACCACGGTGCCGCCGTCCACGGAGCTCAAGCTGCCCATGGTGCTGGTGCCAAGTACCCCGCCGGAGTAGACCCCCATCTCTGCCCCAACTACCCCTACTGCGGACCTACCCCCGCCCACGTCCCAGCTGCTGCTCACCACGCCGGTGCTTGGGCCGGGAACCACGCTGGTGCCTGGAACGGTGCTCACGCTGGCGCATGGAATGGCGCTCATGCTGGTGCCTGGGCTGGACACCATGCCGGTGCCCATGGCCACTATGACGATGGTTCTTACCATGGTGATGACGGCTCCTACCACGGTGAAGATGACGGTTCCTATCATCACGACGCTCGCTGGGACGATGGTTCTTACCACGGTGATGGACACCACTGGTAA